A single Phalacrocorax aristotelis chromosome 30, bGulAri2.1, whole genome shotgun sequence DNA region contains:
- the BLOC1S3 gene encoding biogenesis of lysosome-related organelles complex 1 subunit 3 encodes MAAPRPPRVVPGEASESDSEPELPGGATRGTPGIGLKVPGEASETEEEEEEEEEERPKLTAVPPEEPAAVWGGSRGDPSLLQQRLREGSGRLQGAVGSALRQSYGSAARHLGGLGGALGRAQATAAAAADCLRLARRDLRAVAAAVEIVTACRLLPDIQGRLPTSGPQNPPAGTPVLW; translated from the coding sequence atggccgccccccgcccccccagggTGGTGCCGGGTGAAGCCTCCGAGAGCGACTCGGAGCCGGAGCTGCCGGGGGGGGCGACCAGGGGGACCCCGGGGATAGGGCTGAAGGTGCCTGGCGAAGCCTCCGaaacagaagaggaggaggaggaggaggaggaggagaggccgAAGCTCACCGCGGTGCCACCGGAGGAACCAGCAGCAGTTTGGGGGGGCAGCCGGGGGGACCCCTCGCTGCTGCAGCAGCGGCTGCGGGAGGGTTCGGGGCGGCTGCAGGGGGCAGTGGGCAGCGCCCTGCGGCAGAGCTACGGCAGCGCTGCCCGGCatttgggggggctggggggggcctTGGGGCGAGCGCAAGcaaccgccgccgccgccgccgactGCCTGCGCCTGGCTCGCCGCGACCTGCGCGCTGTGGCCGCCGCCGTCGAGATTGTCACCGCCTGTCGCCTCCTGCCCGACATCCAAGGCCGGCTGCCGACCAGTGGCCCCCAGAACCCCCCCGCGGGGACACCCGTGCTTTGGTGA